A stretch of Rhododendron vialii isolate Sample 1 chromosome 4a, ASM3025357v1 DNA encodes these proteins:
- the LOC131321858 gene encoding large ribosomal subunit protein eL27-like, with protein sequence MVKFLKPNNAVIVTQSRYEGLKAVVAQSFDNSTRNRPYTRCVVAGISKYPKKVIRKDSSKKTAKKSHVKAFIKVVNYNG encoded by the coding sequence ATGGTGAAGttcttgaaaccaaacaatgcaGTGATCGTAACCCAAAGCCGCTACGAGGGCCTCAAAGCCGTTGTCGCCCAGTCCTTCGACAACAGCACTCGCAACCGTCCCTACACCCGCTGCGTCGTCGCTGGCATTTCCAAGTACCCTAAGAAGGTGATCCGAAAGGACTCTTCAAAGAAGACGGCGAAGAAGTCTCACGTGAAGGCGTTCATCAAGGTTGTGAACTACAATGGTTGA
- the LOC131321857 gene encoding probable BOI-related E3 ubiquitin-protein ligase 3, translating to MAVEARNLNLFPSQLIGNREMMSAMEGNLNIYNTLPPGYGLPPLSGTTTDTLPFPMYGSAVTDSIPAPKPAMKADSGLTYAFPVSRKRSRDSTNPLVSFPNGQILNHSNSNNHSSNCGGFFTFLGEDISLQIQQQQLEIDRFLTQHTEKVRMEMEEQRKRNSRRIIAAVEEGITKKLRAKEIEVEKIGKLNWALEERVKSLCVENQIWRELAQTNEATANALRSNLEQVLAHVNNNDHRCGGTLDDAGLMDDAQSCCGSNYGGGDEEERTLTDIGGEGKVVKDKGCENSSSRMCRQCGKEESCVLLLPCRHLCLCTVCGSSVQACPVCNSVKDASLRVIMSS from the exons ATGGCTGTTGAAGCCCGGAATCTCAACCTCTTCCCTTCTCAACTCATAGGAAACAG AGAAATGATGAGCGCAATGGAAGGTAATCTGAATATCTACAACACTCTTCCACCAGGATACGGGTTGCCTCCGTTGTCAGGAACGACGACGGACACTCTGCCTTTTCCGATGTACGGCTCTGCTGTTACGGATTCAATTCCGGCTCCCAAGCCCGCAATGAAGGCCGATAGCGGTCTCACCTACGCCTTCCCTGTTTCAAGAAAGCGCTCCAGAGATTCTACTAATCCATTGGTCTCCTTTCCCAACGGCCAGATCCTCAATCACAGCAATAGTAACAATCACTCCAGTAACTGCGGTGGTTTCTTTACGTTTCTCGGCGAAGACATTTCGTTACAGATCCAGCAGCAACAGTTGGAGATCGATCGTTTCCTCACTCAACAT ACTGAGAAGGTGAGAATGGAGATGGAGGAGCAGAGGAAGCGAAATTCGAGGAGGATAATAGCGGCAGTTGAGGAAGGGATAACGAAGAAATTGAGAGCGAAGGAGATAGAGGTGGAGAAGATTGGCAAGTTGAATTGGGCGCTGGAAGAAAGAGTCAAGTCGCTGTGCGTTGAAAATCAGATATGGAGAGAATTGGCTCAAACGAATGAGGCCACGGCCAACGCTCTTAGAAGCAACCTGGAGCAGGTGTTGGCTCATGTTAACAATAATGACCACCGCTGTGGTGGCACATTGGACGACGCCGGTTTGATGGACGATGCTCAGTCGTGCTGCGGCAGCAATTACGGTGGTGGTGACGAGGAGGAGCGCACTTTAACGGATATTGGAGGTGAGGGGAAGGTGGTGAAGGATAAGGGTTGtgaaaacagcagcagcaggaTGTGTAGGCAGTGTGGGAAGGAGGAGTCGTGCGTGTTGCTGTTGCCGTGCAGGCACCTCTGCCTCTGTACTGTTTGTGGGTCGTCGGTCCAAGCGTGCCCAGTTTGTAACTCCGTCAAGGACGCTAGTTTGCGCGTTATCATGTCCTCTTGA